In Actinomyces radicidentis, one genomic interval encodes:
- a CDS encoding NlpC/P60 family protein, with amino-acid sequence MPSRTRLDRGTARTSALVAAVVLAATLTPVAAADPVSQDDIDQAKANEATTSSSIADLEAQIAQLSVDSDNAQVAAQTANEDYLTALDELDAATADAATAQTNADEAAKKTEAARSDLGQVVVQTYQDGDGALNALTPYLSTDSWGDVSDNDVALTRAGENTDAEVQKVEALQAVADTMQSIADQKVSEKKTAADDAAVAKTKAETAATNAETAVTTAETERSSLITKLAEQRNTTTELETKYQDQLEAERKAREEAAAKAAAEKAAQTQAAKDEVAKAQEAAKDGQIAESEATPSASAAPAEEAAQEAAAEPTEEATQEPTTDADADAQASAKAEADAKATADAEAAAVAEAQRKAEEEAAAQAAAQKAAEEEAAAQAAAEAAAQAAAEQQAAAEAAAQAAASANKADTAISAAQSYLGVPYVWAGESYSGLDCSGLTMLAYQQAGVYLTHSSRVQYGQGTAVPLSEAQPGDLIFWSHNGTQAGIYHVAIYLGDGQVIEAPNVGMTVRITSLSYGGGIMPYAVRP; translated from the coding sequence CTGCCTTCCCGTACGCGACTCGACCGCGGCACCGCGCGCACCAGTGCGCTCGTCGCGGCCGTCGTGCTCGCAGCCACCCTCACACCGGTCGCCGCAGCCGACCCGGTGAGCCAGGACGACATCGACCAGGCCAAGGCGAACGAGGCGACGACGTCGTCGTCCATCGCCGACCTCGAGGCCCAGATCGCTCAGCTGAGCGTCGACTCGGACAACGCGCAGGTGGCCGCCCAGACCGCCAACGAGGACTACCTCACCGCGCTCGACGAGCTCGACGCCGCGACGGCGGACGCCGCGACGGCCCAGACGAACGCCGATGAGGCGGCCAAGAAGACCGAGGCCGCCCGCAGCGACCTCGGCCAGGTCGTCGTGCAGACCTACCAGGACGGCGACGGCGCCCTCAACGCCCTCACGCCGTACCTGTCGACCGACTCCTGGGGCGACGTCTCCGACAACGACGTCGCCCTGACCCGTGCCGGCGAGAACACCGACGCCGAGGTCCAGAAGGTCGAGGCCCTCCAGGCCGTCGCCGACACGATGCAGTCCATCGCCGACCAGAAGGTCAGCGAGAAGAAGACGGCCGCCGACGACGCCGCCGTCGCCAAGACCAAGGCCGAGACCGCCGCGACGAACGCCGAGACGGCCGTGACGACCGCCGAGACCGAGCGCTCCAGCCTCATCACCAAGCTCGCCGAGCAGCGCAACACGACCACCGAGCTCGAGACCAAGTACCAGGACCAGCTCGAGGCCGAGCGCAAGGCCCGCGAGGAGGCCGCCGCCAAGGCCGCCGCCGAGAAGGCTGCGCAGACCCAGGCCGCCAAGGACGAGGTCGCCAAGGCCCAGGAGGCCGCCAAGGACGGGCAGATCGCCGAGTCCGAGGCCACGCCGTCGGCCAGCGCCGCCCCCGCCGAGGAGGCCGCCCAGGAGGCCGCGGCCGAGCCGACTGAGGAGGCGACCCAGGAGCCCACCACTGACGCCGATGCCGACGCTCAGGCCAGCGCCAAGGCCGAGGCCGACGCGAAGGCGACCGCGGACGCCGAGGCCGCTGCCGTCGCCGAGGCGCAGCGGAAGGCGGAGGAGGAGGCCGCGGCCCAGGCCGCCGCGCAGAAGGCGGCGGAGGAGGAGGCCGCGGCCCAGGCCGCCGCCGAGGCGGCCGCCCAGGCCGCTGCCGAGCAGCAGGCCGCCGCTGAGGCCGCGGCGCAGGCCGCCGCCTCCGCCAACAAGGCGGACACCGCCATCAGCGCGGCGCAGTCCTACCTGGGCGTCCCCTACGTCTGGGCCGGCGAGTCCTACTCGGGCCTCGACTGCTCGGGCCTCACGATGCTCGCCTACCAGCAGGCCGGCGTGTACCTCACGCACTCCTCGCGCGTGCAGTACGGCCAGGGCACGGCCGTCCCGCTGTCCGAGGCCCAGCCGGGCGACCTCATCTTCTGGTCGCACAACGGCACCCAGGCCGGCATCTACCACGTCGCCATCTACCTGGGGGACGGCCAGGTCATCGAGGCGCCGAACGTCGGCATGACGGTGCGGATCACGAGCCTCTCCTACGGCGGCGGCATCATGCCCTACGCCGTGCGCCCCTGA
- a CDS encoding inorganic diphosphatase, translating into MEFDVTIEIPKGNRNKYEVDHETGRIKLDRMLFTSTRYPDDYGFIDGTLGEDGDPLDALVLLEEPTFPGCLIRCRALGMFRMRDEKGGDDKVLCVPSADQRASWRTDIEDVSEFHRLEIQHFFEVYKDLEPGKSVEGAHWVGREEAEEEIRRSYDREQERIAREGH; encoded by the coding sequence GTGGAGTTCGACGTCACCATCGAGATCCCCAAGGGCAACCGGAACAAGTACGAGGTGGACCACGAGACCGGTCGCATCAAGCTCGACCGCATGCTCTTCACCTCGACCCGCTACCCCGACGACTACGGGTTCATCGACGGCACGCTCGGCGAGGACGGCGACCCGCTCGACGCCCTCGTCCTCCTCGAGGAGCCGACCTTCCCCGGCTGCCTCATCCGCTGCCGCGCCCTGGGCATGTTCCGCATGCGCGACGAGAAGGGCGGCGACGACAAGGTCCTGTGCGTCCCCTCCGCCGACCAGCGCGCCTCGTGGCGCACCGACATCGAGGACGTGAGCGAGTTCCACCGCCTCGAGATCCAGCACTTCTTCGAGGTCTACAAGGACCTCGAGCCCGGCAAGAGCGTCGAGGGCGCCCACTGGGTGGGGCGCGAGGAGGCGGAGGAGGAGATCCGTCGCTCCTACGACCGCGAGCAGGAGCGCATCGCCCGCGAGGGCCACTGA
- the dacB gene encoding D-alanyl-D-alanine carboxypeptidase/D-alanyl-D-alanine-endopeptidase translates to MRKATIAGLTAATLVVAGGFYGLADALDVAPGFLTTAPAGPTAAAFPTAEAGAGTAPTVAGLDADAAAPSKAALASYADDLAADDLIKGATTGVSIIDVATGDELLDHDGTKALTPASSNKVLTAWTALQVLGADHRLTTSAVLDGSTLTLVGGGDVLLSSDKGDASATAGHAGLGDLARAAAKTLKAQGVTTVSVRLDDTMFSGPTWNDGWESGNEAWVAPVQPIMIDVSAITEGAGYPADPAMEAAQAFATHLEEAGITVDGDLSRAAAPDGAAEVASVRSAPLEDVLAVSLKASDNTMTEVEGHVAAVAAGNEGSFEGAAATVEAQLKEDGFDTSGLVLKDSSGLAKADKVPARLLAQVIARAAGSDGGTVGRTLIGDLPVGALDGTLDDRFNGAVGAGTVRAKTGSLDQVSSLTGTVVTRDGRLLAFSVIIEGFESGGLGNARVAMDQDLIGPLADCGCQG, encoded by the coding sequence GTGCGCAAGGCAACGATCGCAGGACTCACCGCGGCGACCCTCGTCGTCGCCGGCGGCTTCTACGGGCTCGCCGACGCCCTCGACGTCGCCCCCGGCTTCCTCACGACCGCACCCGCCGGCCCGACGGCGGCCGCCTTCCCCACCGCGGAGGCCGGTGCGGGCACCGCGCCCACCGTGGCCGGCCTCGACGCCGACGCCGCCGCGCCCTCGAAGGCGGCCCTCGCCTCCTACGCCGACGACCTCGCCGCCGACGACCTCATCAAGGGCGCGACGACGGGCGTCTCCATCATCGACGTCGCCACCGGTGACGAGCTCCTCGACCACGACGGCACGAAGGCCCTCACCCCGGCCTCCTCCAACAAGGTCCTCACCGCATGGACCGCCCTCCAGGTGCTCGGCGCCGACCACCGCCTCACCACCTCCGCCGTCCTCGACGGCAGCACCCTCACCCTCGTCGGCGGCGGCGACGTCCTCCTGTCCTCCGACAAGGGCGACGCCTCCGCCACGGCCGGCCACGCGGGTCTCGGCGACCTCGCCCGCGCCGCCGCGAAGACGCTCAAGGCCCAGGGTGTCACCACGGTCTCCGTCCGGCTCGACGACACCATGTTCTCCGGGCCCACGTGGAACGACGGCTGGGAGTCCGGCAACGAGGCCTGGGTCGCGCCGGTCCAGCCGATCATGATCGACGTGAGCGCCATCACCGAGGGCGCCGGCTACCCCGCCGACCCCGCCATGGAGGCCGCCCAGGCCTTCGCCACCCACCTCGAGGAGGCCGGCATCACCGTCGACGGCGACCTCTCCCGCGCTGCCGCCCCCGACGGCGCCGCCGAGGTCGCCTCCGTCAGGTCCGCGCCGCTCGAGGACGTCCTCGCCGTCTCCCTCAAGGCCTCCGACAACACCATGACCGAGGTCGAGGGGCACGTCGCCGCCGTCGCCGCAGGCAACGAGGGCAGCTTCGAGGGCGCCGCCGCGACCGTCGAGGCGCAGCTCAAGGAGGACGGCTTCGACACCTCGGGCCTCGTCCTCAAGGACTCCTCCGGCCTGGCCAAGGCGGACAAGGTCCCCGCCCGGCTCCTCGCGCAGGTCATCGCCCGGGCCGCCGGCTCCGACGGCGGCACCGTGGGCCGCACCCTCATCGGGGACCTCCCCGTCGGCGCCCTCGACGGCACGCTGGACGACCGCTTCAACGGGGCCGTCGGCGCCGGGACCGTTCGAGCCAAGACCGGCTCCCTCGACCAGGTCTCCTCCCTCACGGGGACGGTCGTCACCAGGGACGGGCGCCTCCTCGCCTTCTCCGTCATCATCGAGGGCTTCGAGTCCGGAGGCTTGGGCAACGCCCGTGTCGCCATGGACCAGGACCTCATCGGCCCGCTCGCCGACTGCGGCTGCCAGGGCTGA
- a CDS encoding zinc-dependent metalloprotease has translation MPEPAEASGSPVDWERALRLARAATPPGPRASAPERAALVSLLHEAAAEAPARVGALTGLEREARAVGRSLDVRVVDRDAARRAAVDSLRRLVPAPGSTTPEDARTSPTGPASAQDVVSAGAAGTRPSVRRAASTVLGAGRALARRAGAVAGPGLAATEAATALGAVSTRLLGEVLPATPDPAAATDAPDGAVRAPRILLVAPNVLALARRDDLDLADLAHWVALHETVHAVQLAAAPWLAAHLADAVAEVVRAAAARDTGGARERAAALSAALALLEGHAEAALDSVGPEEIGSVHRLRAVVGPARSGALADALARLTGVRAKGSQHADGAAFVRAVLADAGTAGLAAAWAAPENLPRPDELAAPEAWEERVLAGGRQRLPRPPAA, from the coding sequence GTGCCGGAGCCCGCGGAGGCCTCCGGCTCCCCGGTGGACTGGGAGCGCGCCCTGCGCCTGGCCCGCGCCGCCACGCCGCCCGGGCCTCGCGCGAGCGCACCGGAGCGCGCCGCCCTCGTCTCACTCCTCCACGAGGCCGCCGCCGAGGCCCCCGCCCGCGTCGGCGCCCTCACCGGCCTCGAGCGCGAAGCCCGCGCCGTGGGACGGTCGCTCGACGTCCGCGTCGTCGACCGCGACGCCGCTCGGCGGGCCGCCGTCGACTCGCTCCGCCGCCTCGTGCCGGCCCCCGGATCGACCACCCCCGAGGACGCGCGGACCAGCCCCACCGGGCCGGCGAGCGCGCAGGACGTGGTGAGCGCGGGGGCCGCTGGCACGCGTCCGTCGGTCCGCCGCGCCGCGAGCACCGTGCTCGGCGCCGGACGGGCGCTCGCACGGCGCGCCGGCGCCGTCGCCGGGCCGGGGCTCGCCGCCACGGAGGCGGCCACCGCCCTCGGCGCCGTCTCGACCCGCCTCCTCGGCGAGGTCCTCCCCGCGACTCCGGACCCCGCGGCCGCGACGGACGCCCCCGACGGCGCGGTCCGCGCCCCGAGGATCCTCCTCGTCGCCCCGAACGTCCTCGCCCTCGCCCGCCGCGACGACCTCGACCTCGCCGACCTCGCCCACTGGGTCGCCCTCCACGAGACCGTCCACGCCGTCCAGCTCGCCGCCGCGCCCTGGCTCGCCGCCCACCTCGCCGACGCCGTCGCCGAGGTCGTCCGCGCCGCCGCCGCGCGGGACACGGGCGGGGCTCGCGAGCGCGCCGCCGCCCTCTCCGCCGCGCTCGCCCTCCTCGAGGGCCACGCCGAGGCCGCCCTCGACTCCGTCGGGCCCGAGGAGATTGGGAGCGTCCACCGGCTGCGCGCCGTCGTCGGCCCGGCCCGGTCCGGCGCGCTCGCCGACGCCCTCGCCCGCCTCACCGGGGTGCGCGCCAAGGGCTCCCAGCACGCCGACGGCGCCGCCTTCGTCCGCGCCGTCCTCGCCGACGCCGGAACCGCGGGTCTCGCCGCCGCGTGGGCCGCACCGGAGAACCTGCCCCGACCGGATGAGCTCGCCGCGCCCGAGGCCTGGGAGGAGCGCGTCCTGGCCGGGGGCCGGCAGCGGTTACCCCGGCCGCCCGCCGCGTGA
- the hpt gene encoding hypoxanthine phosphoribosyltransferase, giving the protein MDAADMGEDLAQVLITEKEIGQRLDEMAAQIDADYEGKDILLVGVLKGAVYVMADLSRRLHRSAPMDWMAVSSYGSGTKSSGVVRILKDLDADLTDRHVLIVEDIIDSGLTLSWLVGNLSSRGAASVEIATLLRKPEAAKVEVDVKYVGFDIPTEFVVGYGLDYAERYRNLPFIGTLRPEVYGG; this is encoded by the coding sequence ATGGACGCCGCTGACATGGGGGAGGACCTCGCGCAGGTCCTCATCACCGAGAAGGAGATCGGCCAGCGCCTCGACGAGATGGCGGCCCAGATCGACGCCGACTACGAGGGCAAGGACATCCTCCTCGTGGGCGTGCTCAAGGGCGCCGTCTACGTCATGGCGGACCTGTCCCGCCGGCTGCACCGCTCCGCCCCCATGGACTGGATGGCCGTGTCCTCCTACGGCTCGGGAACCAAGTCCTCCGGCGTCGTGCGCATCCTCAAGGACCTCGACGCGGACCTCACGGACCGCCACGTCCTCATCGTCGAGGACATCATCGACTCCGGCCTCACCCTGTCCTGGCTCGTCGGCAACCTCTCCAGCCGCGGCGCCGCCAGCGTCGAGATCGCCACCCTCCTGCGCAAGCCCGAGGCGGCCAAGGTCGAGGTGGACGTCAAGTACGTCGGCTTCGACATCCCCACGGAGTTCGTCGTCGGCTACGGCCTCGACTACGCCGAGCGCTACCGCAACCTCCCCTTCATCGGCACCCTCCGCCCCGAGGTCTACGGGGGCTGA
- the ftsH gene encoding ATP-dependent zinc metalloprotease FtsH, whose translation MSNNTHPGSSRPSRGPGRRDGGRDRKRGALRNPLVWIAPFVVLALLAWALLSTASGYRSIDTSDGIDLLKNQAKTIESVTVIDGTQRVELDLSSGYEQQPKKKGQSAQNLGKKVQFTYTEAQAEQVNELVQAANPSQGYDSVVPTTSWWSSMLQLFLPMVLFIAFFWWMMGRVSGGRGGAMGFGKSKAKVADKEMPEVTFDDVAGEDEAVEELEEIREFLSEPEKFQAVGAKIPKGVLLYGPPGTGKTLLAKAVAGEAGVPFFSMSGSEFVEMFVGVGASRVRDLFEQAKENAPAIIFVDEIDAVGRHRGSGMGGGHDEREQTLNQLLVEMDGFDASTNVILIAATNRPDVLDPALLRPGRFDRQVSVEAPDMNGREAILRVHAKGKPMTRDVDLKQVAKRTPGFTGADLANVLNEAALLTARSNAQLIDNRALDEAIDRVIAGPQKRTRVMNDHEKAVTAYHEAGHALCAAAGAYSDPVTKVTILPRGKALGYTMVMPADDKYSTTRNELLDQLVYAMGGRAAEELVFRDPTTGASNDIEKATGTARKMVTDFGMTRSVGAVKLGTTENETVLGLSATNRDFSEAVAASVDAEVRELMDAAHREAWEILTRNRAVLEDLATQLLEKETLLEKDLERIFAPVVKQPARPLWRSDDTLVMDEAIAAGEYFSGSKALGRHDAARAGRADDGEHTDAPASVEAPAPLEPETPIQPGLPNPPSQQDGSDLGASGPRA comes from the coding sequence ATGAGCAACAACACGCACCCCGGCAGCAGCCGACCCTCCCGGGGACCCGGGCGCCGGGACGGCGGCCGGGACAGGAAGCGCGGCGCCCTGCGCAACCCCCTCGTGTGGATCGCGCCCTTCGTCGTCCTCGCCCTGCTCGCCTGGGCGCTGCTCTCCACCGCCTCCGGCTACCGCAGCATCGACACCTCCGACGGCATCGACCTGCTCAAGAACCAGGCCAAGACCATCGAGTCCGTCACCGTCATCGACGGCACCCAGCGCGTCGAGCTCGACCTGTCCAGCGGCTACGAGCAGCAGCCCAAGAAGAAGGGCCAGTCCGCCCAGAACCTCGGCAAGAAGGTCCAGTTCACCTACACCGAGGCGCAGGCCGAGCAGGTCAACGAGCTCGTCCAGGCGGCCAACCCCTCCCAGGGCTACGACTCCGTCGTCCCGACGACGAGCTGGTGGTCCTCGATGCTCCAGCTCTTCCTCCCGATGGTCCTGTTCATCGCCTTCTTCTGGTGGATGATGGGCCGCGTCTCCGGCGGCCGCGGCGGCGCCATGGGCTTCGGCAAGTCCAAGGCCAAGGTCGCGGACAAGGAGATGCCCGAGGTCACCTTCGACGACGTCGCCGGTGAGGACGAGGCCGTCGAGGAGCTCGAGGAGATCCGCGAGTTCCTCTCCGAGCCCGAGAAGTTCCAGGCCGTCGGCGCCAAGATCCCCAAGGGCGTCCTCCTCTACGGCCCGCCCGGAACCGGTAAGACCCTCCTCGCCAAGGCCGTCGCCGGCGAGGCCGGCGTCCCCTTCTTCTCGATGTCCGGCTCGGAGTTCGTCGAGATGTTCGTCGGCGTCGGCGCCTCCCGCGTCCGCGACCTCTTCGAGCAGGCCAAGGAGAACGCCCCCGCCATCATCTTCGTCGACGAGATCGACGCCGTCGGCCGCCACCGCGGCTCCGGCATGGGCGGTGGCCACGACGAGCGCGAGCAGACCCTCAACCAGCTCCTCGTCGAGATGGACGGCTTCGACGCCTCCACCAACGTCATCCTCATCGCCGCGACCAACCGCCCCGACGTCCTCGACCCCGCCCTCCTGCGCCCCGGCCGCTTCGACCGCCAGGTCAGCGTCGAGGCCCCGGACATGAACGGTCGCGAGGCGATCCTCCGCGTCCACGCCAAGGGCAAGCCGATGACCCGCGACGTCGACCTCAAGCAGGTCGCCAAGCGCACCCCCGGCTTCACCGGCGCCGACCTCGCCAACGTCCTCAACGAAGCCGCCCTCCTCACCGCCCGCTCCAACGCGCAACTCATCGACAACCGCGCCCTGGACGAGGCGATCGACCGCGTCATCGCCGGGCCTCAGAAGCGCACCCGCGTCATGAACGACCACGAGAAGGCCGTCACCGCCTACCACGAGGCCGGGCACGCCCTGTGCGCCGCCGCCGGCGCCTACTCCGACCCGGTCACCAAGGTGACGATCCTGCCGCGCGGCAAGGCCCTCGGCTACACGATGGTCATGCCCGCGGACGACAAGTACTCCACGACCCGCAACGAGCTCCTCGACCAGCTCGTCTACGCCATGGGCGGCCGCGCCGCCGAGGAGCTCGTCTTCCGCGACCCCACCACCGGCGCCTCGAACGACATCGAGAAGGCCACCGGCACCGCCCGCAAGATGGTGACCGACTTCGGCATGACCCGCTCCGTGGGCGCCGTCAAGCTCGGCACCACCGAGAACGAGACGGTCCTGGGCCTGTCCGCCACGAACCGCGACTTCTCCGAGGCCGTCGCCGCCTCCGTCGACGCCGAGGTCCGCGAGCTCATGGACGCCGCGCACCGCGAGGCCTGGGAGATCCTCACCCGCAACCGCGCCGTCCTCGAGGACCTCGCCACACAGCTCCTCGAGAAGGAGACCCTGCTGGAGAAGGACCTCGAGCGGATCTTCGCCCCCGTCGTCAAGCAGCCCGCGCGCCCGCTGTGGCGCAGCGACGACACCCTCGTCATGGACGAGGCCATCGCCGCCGGCGAGTACTTCTCCGGCTCCAAGGCGCTCGGCCGCCACGACGCCGCCCGCGCGGGCCGGGCCGACGACGGCGAGCATACCGACGCCCCGGCCTCCGTCGAGGCCCCCGCCCCGCTCGAGCCCGAGACCCCGATCCAGCCGGGCCTGCCGAACCCGCCCTCCCAGCAGGACGGCTCGGACCTGGGCGCCTCCGGCCCCCGCGCATGA
- the folE gene encoding GTP cyclohydrolase I FolE — MSEGTSPARDSAERPGPGETRATVGAEDAPALRPYDADGVRRAVRDLLVAIGEDPDRDGLVETPDRMARAYAEIFAGLAEDPGAHVEKVFDVGHEEMVLVRDIPMYSVCEHHLLPFHGVAHVAYIPSEGGRVTGLSKVARLVEGYARRPQVQERLTSQVADAMVDRLGVRGVLVVVEAEHLCMSMRGIRKPGSNTVTSAVRGQMRNAATRSEAMSLILGRRS; from the coding sequence ATGAGCGAGGGCACGAGCCCGGCCCGCGACTCCGCCGAGCGCCCCGGCCCCGGTGAGACGCGGGCGACCGTCGGAGCCGAGGACGCCCCGGCCCTCCGCCCCTACGACGCGGACGGCGTGCGCCGGGCCGTGCGCGACCTCCTCGTCGCCATCGGCGAGGACCCCGACCGCGACGGGCTCGTCGAGACCCCGGACCGCATGGCGCGCGCCTACGCGGAGATCTTCGCCGGCCTCGCCGAGGACCCGGGCGCCCACGTCGAGAAGGTCTTCGACGTCGGTCACGAGGAGATGGTCCTCGTGCGCGACATCCCCATGTACTCCGTGTGCGAGCACCACCTCCTGCCCTTCCACGGCGTCGCCCACGTCGCCTATATCCCGAGCGAGGGCGGGCGCGTCACGGGCCTGTCGAAGGTGGCGCGGCTCGTCGAGGGCTACGCCCGGCGGCCCCAGGTCCAGGAGCGGCTCACGTCGCAGGTCGCCGACGCCATGGTCGACCGCCTCGGCGTGCGGGGCGTCCTCGTCGTCGTCGAGGCCGAGCACCTGTGCATGTCGATGCGCGGCATCCGCAAGCCCGGCTCCAACACCGTCACCTCCGCGGTTCGCGGGCAGATGCGCAACGCCGCCACCCGCTCCGAGGCCATGAGTCTCATCCTCGGCCGCCGCTCCTGA
- a CDS encoding zinc-binding dehydrogenase, translated as MTGTQSPAPGMMLAERFHADGRRVEVEEVPIPEPGPGQVRIKVAYCGICHSDLSLIHGAFPHELPVVTQGHEAAGTIDALGPGVTGWAVGDRVIPSAGRPCLKCRRCQRGDFTACLNLRLMAFAYDGGWAQYTVANAMGMTRVPDEVDLEQAAILADAVSTPFGAVVRTGKVHPGNAVGVWGLGGVGTHIIQLSKLAGAVPIIGVDLNEECLERAERLGADHVFRADDPNLLDSITAATGGRMVDVAFDAVGIHSTLQQAVASLDNYGRVVTVGMSAQDMNLGTFLEFNLKNKQVLGHLGYKTQDIAMLAEMLRYGRLDLTESVSEVVPLREIRTGIEHLEKKVGNPIRILVDPWA; from the coding sequence ATGACCGGCACCCAGTCCCCTGCTCCCGGGATGATGCTCGCCGAGCGCTTCCACGCCGACGGACGGCGCGTCGAGGTCGAGGAGGTTCCGATCCCCGAGCCCGGCCCCGGCCAGGTGCGCATCAAGGTGGCCTACTGCGGGATCTGCCACTCGGACCTGTCGCTCATCCACGGCGCCTTCCCGCACGAGCTGCCCGTCGTCACCCAGGGCCACGAGGCCGCCGGGACGATCGACGCCCTCGGCCCCGGCGTCACCGGCTGGGCCGTCGGCGACCGCGTCATCCCCTCGGCGGGACGCCCCTGCCTCAAGTGCCGCCGCTGCCAGCGCGGCGACTTCACCGCCTGCCTCAACCTGCGTCTCATGGCCTTCGCCTACGACGGCGGCTGGGCCCAGTACACGGTCGCCAACGCGATGGGCATGACGCGCGTTCCGGACGAGGTCGACCTCGAGCAGGCCGCCATCCTCGCCGACGCCGTCTCCACGCCCTTCGGGGCCGTCGTGCGCACCGGCAAGGTCCACCCCGGCAACGCCGTGGGCGTGTGGGGCCTGGGCGGCGTCGGCACGCACATCATCCAGCTCTCCAAGCTGGCAGGCGCGGTGCCGATCATCGGCGTCGACCTCAACGAGGAGTGCCTGGAGCGCGCCGAGCGCCTCGGCGCCGACCACGTCTTCCGCGCCGACGACCCGAACCTCCTCGACTCGATCACCGCGGCGACCGGCGGGCGCATGGTCGACGTCGCCTTCGACGCCGTCGGCATCCACTCGACGCTCCAGCAGGCGGTCGCCTCGCTCGACAACTACGGGCGGGTCGTCACGGTCGGCATGAGCGCCCAGGACATGAACCTGGGGACCTTCCTCGAGTTCAACCTCAAGAACAAGCAGGTCCTGGGCCACCTCGGCTACAAGACGCAGGACATCGCGATGCTCGCCGAGATGCTGCGCTACGGGCGCCTCGACCTCACCGAGTCGGTGAGCGAGGTCGTGCCGCTGCGGGAGATCCGCACGGGCATCGAGCACCTGGAGAAGAAGGTCGGCAACCCGATCCGCATCCTCGTGGACCCGTGGGCCTGA
- the folP gene encoding dihydropteroate synthase, protein MNAVDALVPAPLPAILTEPSAAGRTLVMGVVNVTPDSFSDGGRWATADLAVAHGRQLLAQGADLVDVGGESTRPGAQRVESEEERERVLPVIRALAAEGVPVSVDTIHAATARAAVEAGAVIVNDVSGGLADPDMHPLVAEAGVVYVCQHWRGNPETMNGLTDYAGDVVGGVEAELRERLTSLRAAGVRDEQLVVDPGLGFAKTHPQSWELLAATARLREDLGLPVLIGSSRKRFLAGAVTPEVAAEPLARDDVTAATTALAALAGAWAVRVHEVPANRDAVRTASLWKEPR, encoded by the coding sequence GTGAATGCGGTCGACGCCCTCGTCCCGGCACCACTGCCGGCGATCCTCACCGAGCCCTCCGCGGCCGGACGCACCCTCGTCATGGGGGTCGTCAACGTCACCCCCGACTCCTTCTCCGACGGCGGCCGCTGGGCCACCGCGGACCTCGCCGTCGCCCACGGCCGCCAGCTCTTGGCGCAGGGGGCCGACCTCGTCGACGTCGGCGGGGAGTCCACCCGCCCCGGTGCCCAGCGCGTCGAGAGCGAGGAGGAGCGCGAGCGCGTCCTCCCCGTCATCCGCGCCCTGGCCGCCGAGGGGGTCCCCGTCTCCGTCGACACGATCCACGCCGCCACCGCCCGAGCCGCCGTCGAGGCCGGCGCCGTCATCGTCAACGACGTCTCCGGCGGCCTGGCCGACCCGGACATGCACCCGCTCGTCGCCGAGGCCGGCGTCGTGTACGTCTGCCAGCACTGGCGCGGGAACCCCGAGACCATGAACGGCCTCACCGACTACGCGGGCGACGTCGTCGGCGGCGTCGAGGCCGAGCTGCGCGAGCGGCTCACGAGCCTGCGCGCCGCCGGGGTGCGCGACGAGCAGCTCGTCGTCGACCCCGGCCTCGGCTTCGCCAAGACCCACCCCCAGTCCTGGGAGCTCCTCGCCGCCACCGCCCGGCTGCGCGAGGACCTCGGTCTGCCGGTCCTCATCGGATCGTCCCGCAAGCGCTTCCTGGCCGGCGCCGTCACCCCCGAGGTGGCCGCTGAGCCCCTCGCCCGTGACGACGTCACGGCCGCCACGACCGCCCTCGCCGCCCTCGCCGGCGCCTGGGCCGTGAGAGTCCACGAGGTCCCGGCCAACCGGGACGCCGTCCGCACCGCCTCCCTCTGGAAGGAACCACGATGA